A window of Magnolia sinica isolate HGM2019 chromosome 13, MsV1, whole genome shotgun sequence genomic DNA:
CAGGGCCCATTTTCAAGAAGCTAAGTCATCGTTCTGGTGGATTCTCCGTGAATAGACCATGCCATAAAAATCTGCTCAGGAGGGCTACTTTTCCTCTGATTGGCGGTATTAGGTAGACGGTTCAGAACGTAACTCCAGCAGCTGCTCTCGTTCAACTGAAAATGGTCAGAGATTCGATGGTCGTAAAGTGGTTTGAATAATTGTATCATTCAACAATGAGACACACGTGTACCATTAGCTTACTCCACTAATATGTTATATGTTCAGTACATCCGAACCATGGAAAATTTTTGATCCATCGTACAATTCATATGTAGTGAAAATGAGAATGATatactcactaggtgggccacacgtatactGCCCCATCTGATGAGTATATCAATCTGATTTCACTTCACTTaagtttggaaacggattgggtggTGACTCTGCACCACCCAGTGCTGTGGGCCTAGTGttacgtatgtgttttatatgcaagccgtccattcatttcccaAGTTCTATTTAAGACACCGACAGGAAATGAAGTAGTATCAAGGCGGCTCTTACTCATGACTCAAGTTGTGGACTCGAAAGTCATGGCTTGGAGTACCCATGGTGGTGTGTGTAGGTGTGAGCGTATCTGTGTAGTGGATTGCTTACCTGCACACCGTTTCAGGCGAGCACCTGTGTGCACTTTCGCACAAGTGCCTTAGGCACAGAATCTAAAAGATCCACGTGATGTGGCATCCATTGAAACTATATAGTTTTAATTTTCAACCTAATTCAAATATCTAATGTGcccaacttaatccaaaactctagtggatcatagcaaagagaaatacaaatcaataaataaatttatttccTTTTATCATGGCCGACTGGAGTTATGTATTAGGCTAAAAGTTGAGCTTGTGAGATTTCATGGGGTGTCATAGCATATTGATCATTCAAATTTTATGCCTAAGACACACGCGAAATGTGTAGGTGAACATTCctcgcacacacacatatatatagaagCATATTCAAATGTACACCTTTTCACAAGTGTTATGAGACTAAAATCTAAACATTTTATGTGATACAGCACCCCATGAAAatcttaggggttgtttggcaccttggattggaggggattggagaggattagagggaGTTTCAAATCCCCATAATTATTTGGTAGTATAAAGCAACTAGAGATTgccaatcctgggggttgcgaatccaaggggttccaaatccacgctcccaaacaggcccttaggaacTAATTTTGCATTGAttaaaaactttggtgggccatatcaaagtaAGATACAAATAAAAAATGAAACTAGTTTCTTTGGCCATTACCCACCAAAGTTTTGCATCATGATAAAAGTTGAGTCTTATAAAGTTTCTTGAGATGTTGGATCAAATAGATTATTCAATTTTTGGAATTACATCACATGTGATTTTTCAAAAAAGTTCTTACGGAAAACTTGTGAGAACTAATGTGTAGGTGTAGTTGAGCATTGTATAAGTGCATGTGGCCATGCACGGGCGTTGTGGTGGGCCAAGGCAAGAGGAAACAaatctctctcttgatttaccTTTCTTTCCTGTAACCCACTAAGGTTTTGGATCAGCTGAAAGTGATGCCTCATAAATTTCACGAGGTGACACATCATCACTATTTTATATGACCACCGAAATTTTGAATAAGACCGAAAGTTAGGCCTTAAAAGTTTCACGGGATGACACATCACATGAACTCTTCACATTTTGTGcctatgacacatgtgcaaaggtatgCACTAGTGTTTACATTAAGAAGGTACACTGGTGAGCATGACACACACTCTCCATATATATGGACCGGAGGCTCAAGTGCAGCACACCACATCTGTGGGGCCCTTCGTTATGTTTATCACCGTGACTCAAAAACTTCTGTGgatctcaaaaagtttttaaccattatttcacgtggtgtggtccacttgagcttttgataggTTTGGTTTTAGGTCTCAATCCTTACAATGAGCCGGCATAACAGATGAACAtaagtgataaaacacatacatcacggtgggcccgtagAGACTAACACCACGTAAGGTGCTTGGGTCATCACCCAATCCGCTTACCTTGTCCTTGCGACGGGTATATATTTTGCACGGATCCGAAATTATACGAACGGGACATATTGCAAGGGGAAAAAGTGCGGTACGGTACGCTTATGATACTGCCGGTAGTCCTGCTGAGAAATgcgcatttttgtaatttcaaaTTTTCCAATTCATTCGTCTCCAACTTCGCAGAGAGATTCACTGTCAAAAGACAGAGCTCTAGTAGTCGGCACACATTGTTTGCAGGCTGCAGCAATGCCAACCTGGCACGCGTCTAACCTCTTGCGTGAGACACACGACGACGACCTATCTGAAAAGATCGAGACCGTCCGTCCAATCATCATGCCTGCTGTTGTACGTTTGAGTGTGTACCAACGGCAAGTTTCAAATCCGGTAGTATTCGTAAAATCAGGTCCACTGATATACTGACCGGCCTGTTTTATGCCACGTCAGTTCTAATGTAGGCCCACCGTTGCACTACTCGGATATCCAGTAGAGCGCGTGTAGAGGTGCGTGTGGGCTtatcaaagctccaaaataaacGACAAAATTCCAACCGTCGCCACCAACCTTAGcggcaaaatttaaaaataagaaaaaattacaaaaacaaaaatacaaacaACATTCAAGTAAGCGGATGTGAATGTATTCTCTCCAATAAGGGTCAAAATACTAGATCGGATCCGTTCATAAAGTGGGCCTCGCCATTTTATATCTATAGTAAAAAATTAGGCCCGTTCTGATTAACAGGTACACAACATAGTTGACTTGAACGCGGAGACTTTGTCAAGCTTCTCTAGTCGTCCATTTCTTTCGTAAGTAACAGTTGTAGCTAAGATACGAAGCTCCTACGACACATGGGTCATGTATTAAATCTGAGGATGCGTAGACTAACCGCTAGCCGTGGTAGCTGGATTTGGTTGAACCTCATGTAGTGCTACTATCCAATCAAATATGGCCACGTCGAAAGCCGAGGAGCTAGTGTGGGAGCTCCCGGGGATTCCTGGAGGAACGGATGTACGTGGAACACTGATTGTGGACCCCTGTGCCTTGCCATCCTCCCTCTCTTCCatcttgacagctcattttagagtatgacttAAAAATTTGAATTAATACAAATCATTGGTAGAAAATGAAGGGTGATTGACCACCCTCCATTAAGAACTTAATGAGGTTTACTGTCCAAACTGTTGACATGGTCACAGATTtaaatgaagggaccacacaaatatcaacttaatcaaaAACTATTGTGACCCACacaaagcttttaatagtcaatcatcaCTGCATCCGgtagagatttggatctttttttttcctttttttttttatgccttaaaatgagctgccaaagcagatagatggcatggatgcaaggtacatcacggtgggccacacagtcagggatccactcaTCCTGAAGCGGCCACAATAGGTTTGGAGGGAGCTTGGTGCAAGCAGGGCAGTACCCAATCCATGTcttaaatctgaaccgtccaggaGGGATTCCAAATATTTACGCTGAAAAGAATGACCGCACCTGATCTAATGGACGTGCgcactgaaaaaataaaaaatgacagtAAATAGTTCAGATTCAACAAAATGTCCACTTACGGTTGTCAGCATTGCCCAGTCAATCTGATTTTGAGCACACGACCAAAGTATAATgggtccacaatttggacggttttattCGAGTTACATGACATATTCGTTATATGTGCAGGCTGGCTAGGGGTACATCCTCACAGAAGGAGAGAGTACACTTACACCATACGGCGACTTTAATAAAACGACATTATTGGAATATTCAAatcgaaatttatttatttatttttgatggcGGACTACATCCAACATAAATGCTACCgtacagacggtttggatcattgtaagATTAGACCTCGAAATCGACTTCCATACTTCCGACGTACCTGTAAAACGGTACTATTTCCTGACGTACTCAGCAAACTTCTATACGTCGGGACTAATGCACATCACGGATCCCACACTGTGATATGCAGTGATGAAAGAACGACATGAGCCATCTATCTCATGGAAGATACTGTGGATTTGACATAAACCATAAAGTAAGCAAATTATGATGCTAAATACCAATAATTTCAGATGAACTTAAAAACGTTGAAAATAAGATAATCTGagctttttaaaatcaaaattactGATATTAGCTTTTACATAAGCATCTtacacacgatggacggttccgatcattcgAAAATATCTTTGTATGTGATTCATGAGGCGACGGATGCTACTAACTTCTACTTACGATGTACGAAAAACGAACTACTTAAATAAGATTTTCTCCCAcccctcctctttctctctccttcaacCAACCCCCTCTGCCATGTCCGAAACCAAGACAACTCCCACCACCaccagaaagaagaaaagaaaaagacaccTTTGAAACGTCCACAACAACAaccacagcaacaacaacaacaacagctgTTGTAGCGAAACGCATACAGATTCTTTCTCTACAGAAACAATCCCATGGGAAACATCTGCACCTGCGTCCATCTACAAGAAGAAAAAGACTCCCGCCATCGCAGAAACAAAAACAACAGCAATGACAACAAAAGGCGCCACCACAACAGAAAGCGCCACAACCACAACAGGGAGCGTCGGCCGAACCCTTTCTCAGAGGACCCAAGTAGTTACTCTCCAGTCGGAGGCCCGCTTCGGGTCCTGAAGGACGTGGTCCCCTTCTCCCACCGGACCCGAATAACTGACAAGTACGTCCTCGGCCACGAGCTCGGCCGCGGCGAGTTCGGCATCACCTACCTCTGCACCGACCGTGAGACCCGAGAAGCCCTCGCCTGCAAATCTATCTCCAAGAGGAAGCTCCGAACCGCCATCGATGTCGAGGACGTCCGTCGCGAGGTCGCGATCATGTCGTCCATCCCCGACCATCCCAACGTTGTCCGATTGCGGGCTACCTACGAGGACGCTGACAACGTCCACCTCGTCATGGAGCTCTGCGAAGGCGGGGAGCTTTTTGATCGGATCGTTGCCCGCGGCCACTACAGCGAGCGGGCTGCCGCAGCCGTTGCCAGGACTGTCGCTGAGGTCGTGAGGATGTGCCACGACCATGGGGTGATGCATCGGGACCTCAAGCCGGAGAATTTCCTGTTTGCAAACAAGCGTGAGAACGCGCCGCTCAAGGCCATTGATTTCGGGCTCTCTGTCTTCTTCCGTCCAGGTATTGTTCTGATCTTTGTTCGATCGTGTTTGTGAGATTGCGTATCAATTCGGGTGTTTTGCGGATGGAGGCAGTCTCTGAGTTCTTGACCATGGGGTCTTTTGGGGGATTTTTGTTTTTGATCGATTGCTTTGCTTTGATGGAAGTATGCAAAACCATATGTGGGGACCCTTGTGTATGGTTATCAGGACTGACGATCATGGAGATGGTATATGGACAAAAGAATCGAGGCGACTGGACTATGGTAGTCGTCTGATCAGTGGCCTGAAAATTGACAACTGCTAAGGGTTGAGCAGAAAATGAGCAGTTGTCCATTTTCCCATCGTGGTGCTGGTGACATTCAGATAGGATTGGCTGCTTAGTGTGTTTTGGGGCTATGGcccatctgatcagtggcctgAAAATGGACCGCTGCTGTGGGTTGAGCAGAAAATGAGCAGTGGTCCATGTTCTCTGGGTGCTTGTGCTgttcagatggctaggatcggcCAATCATCATGGTTCTGGGCTATGGCCATCTGAGGTGGCACTCGGATCAACGGTTTACTGTTCATGTTTCTAGTGGATTTATGCCTCAGGGAACTTCTGCATAGTACACAGTATTCTTTTATTTTGGCTATTCTTGATATAGCAAGCTTTGTCAAGCAGGTGAGCGGTTTTCAGAGATAGTAGGAAGTCCATATTACATGGCGCCGGAGGTGCTGAAGCGGAATTACGGACCGGAAGTTGATATATGGAGCTCGGGCGTGATCCTGTATATTCTGCTTTGTGGGGTTCCTCCGTTTTGGGCTGgtattgtggttttttttttttgattttttgatttttttgtctcttcttctttttctttttggatggtttaattccATGACTGGTGTTTTGGTTGCATTTTCTGGTATTCTGAGTTTCctaattgttttccttttttctttttcttgttattGCAGAGACCGAGCAGGGTGTTGCGCAGGCCATTCTTCGTGGAGTTATTGATTTCAAGAGGGATCCTTGGCCCAAGGTGTCCGACGGCGCAAAGAGTCTTGTTCGGCAGATGTTAGAGCCAGACCCGAGGCGTCGGTTAACTGCTCAACAGGTGCTTGGTAAGTTAATTTGTATTTGTCATGTATGCTAGATGGGGCTAAATGTCAGGGACTCAGAGCCAATCTTGTAGGAAGCTGGGTTCTGTTGTTGTTTGTGCTTTTCTCATGCTTCGTATTTGAATgtcttttcattttcctttctacTATTGTAGAACATTCCTGGCTACAAAATGCCAAGAAAGCTCCGAATGTCCCATTGGGAGATATTGTGAGGGCAAGGCTCAAACAGTTCTCTGTGATGAATAGATTCAAAAAGAAAGCTGTTCGGGTTAGTATCTGATTTTGGATATGCATTTACTTGTCTGCTCAGCTTCTTTTCATTTCCGTGGAATATGATGTATTAAGGGCCTGTGTGTACATACCCCAAAATGAGAATGAGTTCAAATAAGTCCTGGCCGCAGCATATTTTGCAGAGGAGCTGCTTGGTGCATCCCGGGAAATGTGGGTGGTGGGATGTGCTAAAACACTCCAATCTGCAAAAACCTTCCCAAGGCGAGAATATTATTGGCTGATACATCTGTATTTTGACAAATTGGGATAATGCAATTTCTGCGAGCATCGCTCAATACTTGACTCATTTGGTCAAAATTCACACCGATATATCAATACATACCAAACATGCATTGGTTTTGGAATCCTTCTCTGACAATGATATTTTGAACCTTGATGTTATGGATAATGAGTTGAATCCTTCATTGAGGACTGCTGTTGACATCTTATTATTTCAATTTGGTCAATTGTATACTTCAGGTAATTGCAGAGCACTTGTCACTTAAAGAAGTAGAAGTCATCAGAGACATGTTTAAACTTATGGACACTGACAATAATGGTAAAATAACGTTCGAGGAATTGAAGGCTGGCCTTCAAAAGGTTGGGTCCCAACTGGGCGAGCCGGAGATGCAAATGTTGATGGAAGCAGTAAGTGTTTCTCCTTTCTCTTTACCTATCTAATTTTAATCCAGACTTTTATTGTGATGATGCTTGCTGTACCATTTTGCTTTCCCAAGATTCTGATTGCACCTAGACTCACATAATCCTCACTTTTTATGGTATACAATCTCTGTGTGAAGTTCTACCCTGTAAGATTCCTCTGTTGCACAACCATCGACACATTTGGATGTGCAAATGAATTGAAATGCAATATTTAGCTTAGGGCACGTTTGTTGCCCTCGAATTGCATTAAACTTtctttcaaatccaacttgaaagtaacacaaTTTTGATCTGAGGCCCAACTCCTCGATATGATTGCTAACGGAGGAAATCACAATTTGGTTATGCATATGTTATCAGGctaatgtttgcaattcaatttgatattgCATCCAAACTAATATATTCCATCATCTGGAGGGTACTGAGCGAC
This region includes:
- the LOC131222718 gene encoding calcium-dependent protein kinase 10-like isoform X2, which codes for MGNICTCVHLQEEKDSRHRRNKNNSNDNKRRHHNRKRHNHNRERRPNPFSEDPSSYSPVGGPLRVLKDVVPFSHRTRITDKYVLGHELGRGEFGITYLCTDRETREALACKSISKRKLRTAIDVEDVRREVAIMSSIPDHPNVVRLRATYEDADNVHLVMELCEGGELFDRIVARGHYSERAAAAVARTVAEVVRMCHDHGVMHRDLKPENFLFANKRENAPLKAIDFGLSVFFRPGERFSEIVGSPYYMAPEVLKRNYGPEVDIWSSGVILYILLCGVPPFWAETEQGVAQAILRGVIDFKRDPWPKVSDGAKSLVRQMLEPDPRRRLTAQQVLEHSWLQNAKKAPNVPLGDIVRARLKQFSVMNRFKKKAVRVIAEHLSLKEVEVIRDMFKLMDTDNNGKITFEELKAGLQKVGSQLGEPEMQMLMEAADVDGNGTLDYGEFVAVTIHLQKMENDEHFRRAFLFFDTDGSGYIEMDELREALMDESGQTDSEVLNDIMREDGRISYDEFVTMMKAGTDWRKASRHYSRERFKSLSINLMKDGSLKMGDDGNS
- the LOC131222718 gene encoding calcium-dependent protein kinase 10-like isoform X3 — its product is MGNICTCVHLQEEKDSRHRRNKNNSNDNKRRHHNRKRHNHNRERRPNPFSEDPSSYSPVGGPLRVLKDVVPFSHRTRITDKYVLGHELGRGEFGITYLCTDRETREALACKSISKRKLRTAIDVEDVRREVAIMSSIPDHPNVVRLRATYEDADNVHLVMELCEGGELFDRIVARGHYSERAAAAVARTVAEVVRMCHDHGVMHRDLKPENFLFANKRENAPLKAIDFGLSVFFRPGERFSEIVGSPYYMAPEVLKRNYGPEVDIWSSGVILYILLCGVPPFWAETEQGVAQAILRGVIDFKRDPWPKVSDGAKSLVRQMLEPDPRRRLTAQQVLEHSWLQNAKKAPNVPLGDIVRARLKQFSVMNRFKKKAVRVIAEHLSLKEVEVIRDMFKLMDTDNNGKITFEELKAGLQKVGSQLGEPEMQMLMEAADVDGNGTLDYGEFVAVTIHLQKMENDEHFRRAFLFFDTDGSGYIEMDELREALMDESGQTDSEVLNDIMREVDTDKL
- the LOC131222718 gene encoding calcium-dependent protein kinase 10-like isoform X1, whose translation is MGNICTCVHLQEEKDSRHRRNKNNSNDNKRRHHNRKRHNHNRERRPNPFSEDPSSYSPVGGPLRVLKDVVPFSHRTRITDKYVLGHELGRGEFGITYLCTDRETREALACKSISKRKLRTAIDVEDVRREVAIMSSIPDHPNVVRLRATYEDADNVHLVMELCEGGELFDRIVARGHYSERAAAAVARTVAEVVRMCHDHGVMHRDLKPENFLFANKRENAPLKAIDFGLSVFFRPGERFSEIVGSPYYMAPEVLKRNYGPEVDIWSSGVILYILLCGVPPFWAETEQGVAQAILRGVIDFKRDPWPKVSDGAKSLVRQMLEPDPRRRLTAQQVLEHSWLQNAKKAPNVPLGDIVRARLKQFSVMNRFKKKAVRVIAEHLSLKEVEVIRDMFKLMDTDNNGKITFEELKAGLQKVGSQLGEPEMQMLMEAADVDGNGTLDYGEFVAVTIHLQKMENDEHFRRAFLFFDTDGSGYIEMDELREALMDESGQTDSEVLNDIMREVDTDKDGRISYDEFVTMMKAGTDWRKASRHYSRERFKSLSINLMKDGSLKMGDDGNS